In the genome of Flavobacteriaceae bacterium YJPT1-3, the window GCGAATGTCCGGCAGAAATACCCTTAGAAATGATAGTGCTTTTGGTATTCTTACCAAGATGGATCATTTTGGTTCCGGTGTCTGCTTGCTGAAAATTATTGGTTACGGCAATGGAATAGAACTCACCAATTGAATTGTCGCCTTTGAGGATGCAACTTGGGTATTTCCAGGTTACCGCACTTCCGGTTTCTACCTGCGTCCAGGATATTTTGGCATTTTTCTCACAAATACCGCGCTTGGTCACAAAATTATAAACCCCGCCTTTACCTTCTTTATCTCCCGGGAACCAGTTTTGAACGGTGGAATATTTGATCTCCGCTCCGTCCAGGGCTATAAGTTCAACCACTGCGGCGTGCAATTGGTTCTCATCGCGGCTGGGAGCCGTACAACCTTCCAAATAGCTCACGTAGCTGTCTTCATCAGCAATGACCAAGGTGCGTTCAAACTGACCGGTACCTGCCTGATTGATTCTAAAATAGGTGCTCAATTCCATGGGGCAGCGCACGCCTTTAGGGATGTAACAAAACGAGCCGTCACTAAAGACCGCACTGTTGAGTGCCGCGTAAAAATTATCGCGTTGGGGAACCACAGAACCAAGATATTTTTTGACCAAGTCCGGATGTTCCTGAATCGCTTCTGAAATGCTACAGAAAATAATGCCTTTCTCGGCCAGCGTCTTTTTGAAGGTGGTCGTCACCGAAACAGAGTCCATGACGATGTCTACAGCCACTCCGGCCAACTTCTTCTGCTCATCAACAGAAATACCCAAACGCTTAAACGTATCCAAAAGTTCAGGATCCACCTCATCCAGGCTATCGTACTTAGGCTTTCTGTTGGGTGCAGAATAATAAGAAATGGCCTGAAAATCAGGTTTGGTGTAGTGTACATTGGCCCACTCCGGCTCGATCATTTCTTTCCAATAGCGAAAGGATTCCAGGCGCCATTCGGTCATCCATTCCGGTTCGTTCTTCTTCATAGAAATAGCTCGAACGATATCTTCGTTCAAGCCCACGGGGAGTGTATCCGACTCAATGTCGGTGTAGAAACCATATTCGTATTCCTTGGTTTCTAACTCTTTTTTTAAATCGTCTTCTGTATATGCCATAAGTCGTGTCTCAGTCTAAAGAGAGAATGATTCTCCACATCCGCAGGTGCGCTGGGCGTTGGGATTATTAAAAACAAAGCCTTTGCCATTCAGGCCTCCACTGTATTCCAGAGTTGTCCCTATCAGGTAGAGGAAACTCTTTTTGTCAACAATGAGTTTCACGGCATTGTCCTCAAAGATTTTATCCCCTTCCGTACTGCTGTGATCAAATTTGAGTTCGTAAGAAAGTCCGGAACATCCGCCACTTTTTACTCCAACACGTACGAAGTCTTTGGCAACATCAAAACCCTCGTCGTCCATCAAGACGGCGATTTTCTTTTTTGCTTCCTCAGTTACTTTAATCATAATCATTCTAAATTACGTGCAAATATACGTTATAACTAGGGGTTTGCCATATTGCCAGACATTATTCTGCCTTATTTGACTATAGGGGTCTGCTATGCAAAAAGTAGCGTGCCTTAGGGCAGAAATCCGATGCCCGAATCCCGAGATCATATCAAAAAATTAGTGTGGAAAAGTCCGTGGATGAGCAGCTCCCTACAGACTATTGGAAGATCAATAGAACAGCGTCTTGTCCGCCATGAGCGCTGGTTCCGGGAAGGGCATCATTGCCCAAGAAGCCGGTCACGCCTACGGTGCCGTCGGGCAGCACAGCCACATCTGTAGCCTGATCGATTCCGCTTCCGCCATAGGAGGCAGACCAAAGGAGTTCTCCTGTGGCATCGATGCGATAGATCCACAAGTCGTTCTCACCAGAATTATTCGATAAATCACCGTCTGTACTTCGACTATTGCCCACTACCATAAAATCGTTACCCAGAGGAGCGATACCTGCGGCATAGTCAAATTCAGATCCGCCGTAGCTATGTTCCCAAAGCAGTTCGCCCTGACCATTGATCTTGATCAACCAGGCATCTGAATTCCCAAGGTGGGTATTTTTATCACCATCGGCACTAAAAGACTGCCCTGCGATCAGATACCCTCCATCAGGAGCAGCTGTGGCCGCGTAGGCCCGATCGATCTCTGAACCTCCGTAATTGCGCTCCCAGAGCAAATCGCCCGTAGCACTGATCTTGATGACCCAAAAATCATAGGTGCCTTTCGAATCGCTGATGTCAAAATCCTCGCTTTCGGAAAGGCCGAATAAGACAAAACCTCCGTCTGGAGCTTGCAACACCTTATATGCTCGATCATTATTACTACCTCCAAAATAACGCCGCCATTCCAGATTACCCGCGGCATCCAGTTTTTGCCCCCAGAATTCACCCACGCCGTGTTTGGCGCTCACGGTTTCGTTCCCCTGACCTTCAGAAGCGGTCACATCCAAAAATCCAGCAGTAAACAACCCACCGTCCTGCGTTTGAACAATGCTGTACGCGTGGTCATGCCCGGCAAAACCGTAACTGCGCTCCCAATTCACTTCCGCGGAAGCGTTTACCTCTAAGAACCAATGGTCGTGAAAACCGGCATTGCGGGAAGCATCCCCATCAGCGCTTTGACTGTAACCGGCCAAAACAAGATTGCCGGCCTCAGTTTCCAGCAGTGCGGTGCCTATATCATCTCCAGAACCACCATAGGTGCGATTGTGCTGCACGAACCCTTGCGGACTTGCTTGTAGCATCCAGTAATCGTTACCCGGTCGATTTTTGGTGTTGATGTCGCCATCTATACTGGCGGTATGACCCAGCATGGTGAACAGCCCATTGCGATTGGCTATGATGGCGGTTAAGGCATCATCTTGAGACCCTCCCCATTGAAAGCTTTGCACCAATTCCAAGGCAAAATCACGGTCAGCTTCCGCAGTACTACTCATGGGATCATCCTGACTGCAGGAGAGCAGAACGCTAAGTAAAAGGGCGATAAAGAATAACTTGGATTGCATGGGCTACAACTTAGGTTCCAGAAGGACGCACGATGAATAATCCTCCATCAATGTCACTAATGATGATGTTTCCGCTGTCAAAATAAGGATACACATTCCAGGCGCCGTTGAAGTTGGGACTATTACTGCTTGGAAAAGTGTCAAAAAACCCGGTTTCGTTCATGCTACGAGCTCCGATGCCACTGATATCTACTACCCGCATGCCCGCGCGATAATTGGCCAAATACATTTGATTACCTCGTATGTAGAAATTATGATCGATAGCGGCCGTAGGCCCTTCATAGGTATGGAAGAGCACCGGATTGTCCAAATCGCTAAAGTCGAAAACGAGCGCTCGCGAATTGAAACCAAAATTCACTTCATCCAATTCGTCGTTGACCAGAAAATAGCGTTGATCCTCGGTAAACCAGCCTTGATGCGTGTATCCGATATTGGGATAACGGGTGGAGGCGATGAGGGTGGGATTTTGCTTATCCGTTACATTGAAGATAACGACCTCATCAGTATTGCTGCCAATGAGGATCTCTTGTCCCTGATAGTCGGTATCCGGACCATTGTAAGTCACCACCTGAGCGTCATGGCTGTAGTCTGAAATACCCAGGCTTCCGGCAAATTGCGGATTTAAAGGATCGCTGATGTCGATGAATTGAGGAGCTCCGTTATCTTCGCTCGTTCCTACGGCATAGGCATAAGCGGTATCTTCATTGATCACAATATTGTGGGCATTTCCAAATCCGATATACCTCGCACTGGCGGTAAAGGTCTCCGGAGGGGTAGTCACTGATCGCAATTGGGTAAGGTCAAAGACCTGCATTCCGTGTTCAGGGGCTTCGCTTACGATGAAGGCGTGATCTTGATATACCTTGATGTCTCTCCAGGTACTGGACTCAGTCGCCGTTGGTAATTTGCCCAGGTATATAGGTTCGTCAGGAGTGCTGATGTCGACGAATGCCGTCCCGTTATTCAATCCCACCAGGGCGTATTCTCTGCCTGTAGAAGGGTCGGTCCAGCCCCAGGAATCGTTAGCCCGGGTGGCTCCCATGCCCTCGCAATCCAGTTGGGCCATGAGGTCATACCCCTGGCAGGGGAAAACGCCAGCCAACCCGTTCTCACAGGGCACTCGTTTGTCATTCAGATCTTCTCCTTCCGCTTCCGGATCGGTCACTTCCATTTCGTCTTCATTGGGTATATCTTCAAAGGGCTCGTTGCTAGAGTCGCAGGCCCAGAAAAATGGCGTGAATAGGACGAGAAAGAATAGATTTTTTAAGCGCATAAGCATAGGCTTTAGTGTTGAAATTAGGGGATAATTTGCCGTGGTGTCTGTTTCAGAATGGCTAAATTTGCAAGTTCATAAAAATAAGAGATTTACGGCAATGTTAGAGGATAAAGAACAAAAGCGAACCGCTGTGGCTCAACTGGGTGAATTTGGACTCATCGACCACTTGACCCAGCACTTTAAGGTAAAACGCTCCAGTACGGTGAAAAGTATAGGAGATGATGCGGCGTTGCTTGATTTTAAGGACCAACAGGTGGTGATGACTACCGATCTTTTAGTGGAAGGAGTGCACTTTGATCTTTCCTATATGCCTTTGAAGCATTTGGGCTATAAGGCGGTCATGGTCAACCTGTCTGATGTGTATGCGATGAATGCAGAGGCCACTCAGATTACGGTGTCAATTGCTATGTCCAATCGTTTTCCTCTAGAAGCATTGGAAGAACTTTATGCCGGAATCACCCTGGCCGCTGAAAAATACCAGGTGGATGTGGTGGGCGGAGATACCACCTCTTCTCTAAAAGGACTGCTGATCAGCATTACCGCTTTAGGTACCGTAACAGCTAATAAAGTCACTACCCGTGATGGAGCCAAAGCAGGAGATCTTTTAGTGGTCAGCGGCGACCTGGGTGCAGCCTATATGGGACTGCAAGTGCTGGAGCGAGAAAAGCAAGTGTTTCAGGTCAATCCGCAAGCACAACCCGATCTGGAACCCTATTCGTATTTGGTGGAACGCCAACTTAAACCGGAAGCACGCAAAGATGTGGTTAAGCTATTGGCTGATCTGCAGGTAAAGCCTACAGCCATGATCGATATTAGCGACGGTTTGTCTTCCGAAATCATTCATTTGTGCAAACAGTCTGAAGTAGGTTGTCGTCTGTATGAAGAAAAGATCCCTCTAGACCCACAGGTCATCAGCGTATGCGAAGAGTTTAAATTGGATAGCACGACCATCGCACTGAGCGGTGGTGAAGACTATGAATTGCTATTTACGATAGCACAAGTTGATTTTGAAAAAATCAAAGGGAATCCGCACTTTACGGTAATCGGACATATGTTGGAAGCGCAGGAGGGAATGCACTTGATCACCCGGGCCAATCAGCAAGTAGAATTGATCGCCAGAGGTTGGAATGCTTTAGAAAACGAAGATTAGGAAGCCTGTCGGTGCTCGATGCGAGCGTGACGTGCCAGATAGAATTTCTCCATTACTTCATTGATGCGCTGCAATTTACTGGTCAGCGGGGTATAGCGACCATAGTCATCTAAAGTGTATTGAGCTTTGCATTGACTGCACTCAAACTCTTTATGGCTGGAGGCATAGCGCTTCGTGATCTTGTACTTGTGACCAAATAATTTGCACAGGAATGAAGTATGGGGAGTCGATTTGGGGGTAGTTGTGGTTTTCATAAGTCCTGGGGTTTCAATCAAATAGAAAACTAACCTACAACATAATCTGTGAAATACACAAATTAATCGATGAAATACACAAAACTTTAAGATTTGAGGTGAAAAAGTTAATATTTAGTCCTAAATAGGCTTAAATTTCACTTGATTAGCAGCTCATTTAAAGAAGAGTCCTAGAAAACCATTTAACCCTATAGCGCTAAGTATTTGATCCTGAGTATGGGTTATTCTATTTTTAGGAATTTTAGAAGCTGAAGTATGGTTTCTTCTTCTTTTTCGATCAAGCTCATATGTCCGCTGTCTATTGCAACGACCGGAGCGTAAGCTTTAAACAAGGCTCGGTGAGCTTTCCAATCTATTAACGAATCCTCTTGGCCCAAAATTAGACATCGCGACTGAGTGGCGGTTTTCCAAAAATCTGAATGATCCTCACGCTGCATCATTCCCAGTTGGGCGGCAATGTACCCTTGAACCGGAGTTTTCAAGGCTTCCTCTTTGACGGTATTGATCTGCGTTTTCAGTTTCTGATGATTTTTAGGGGCGAATAAATTGGCGACTGACATGCTCACCAGTGCCGGATAGGCTTGTTGAGCCGCCTCCGTTGCCCGGAGTCGAATTTCCTTGCGTTCTTCGGTATCTGCCAAAGGAGTGGAGTTCAGTAAAGCGATGCGCTTTACCTGTTTTTGATTCGCTTTCGCGAAAGCTAAACCTACGTAACCCCCCATAGAATGCCCAACCAGCTGTACCTCCTCGATGTCTTCCTGGTACAGTACAGCCTTGACGGCTTCCGCCATGTCCTGCATGCTATGGATATAGCCCAGGCATTCACTTTTCCCGTGACCAGGCAGGTCCATGGTGATCACGCACTGCTCCGCCGGAAGGGCAGCCATCAACGGCTGCCACATGGATTGATTTTCTAAAAAGCCATGTAGCAGCAATAGGGCTAAGCCCTCAGTGCCGCAGACCGAGTAATTTAGGCGTGCATTTTTAAAGGTACATTCCATTTTCTAGTATCTTGCCGCGAAGATAATTGCTCTGTATGAAACACCGGAGAGAGGTTTTTATTACCGCTTTTGCTTTATTTTCCCTGTTTTTCGGGGCCGGAAATTTGATTCTTCCGCCTTTTTTAGGATACAATGCAGGTAGCCAATGGTTCTGGGTCACCATAGGCTTTGCGCTTTCTGCCGTAGTGATTCCTATTCTGGCCATTAGTGCCCATGCCCGACTGCAAGGTACGATGATGGACTTTGCAACACCCATCTCAAAAGGGTTTGCACTGATTTATTGCTTGAGTATATACGCGATCTCCATTGCTCTGCCGGCCCCAAGAACAGCTGCGGTCACTCATGAAATGGCCATCGCACCTTCCTTTGCGTGGAGTTCCTTGTGGACCAGCACGGTTTATTTCATTCTTGTACTGGTTTTTGCCTGGAACAGAACGAAGCTCGTAGGGCTGATCGGTAAGTACCTCACGCCCTTGATTTTGATCATTCTGCTACTCATCATTGTACTCGGTCTGTTTAGTGAAGCCCCACCACTTCGTGATTCGCTGATCGGCTTTGGATTGAGCGCCGGGATTTTGGAAGGCTATCAAACCTTTGATGCTATTGGTGGCGTAGTGGTTGGCGGGGTTATAGTGATTTCCTTGCGGTTGTACAGCCGAACACATACGATTGACCGGACCTACATCATCAGTCGGGCCGGACTCCTGGCGGGACTAGGACTCTTCGCAATTTACGCCGGACTCATTGCTTTGGGTTCGCAATACAGTGGAGGGGAGCTCATGACCAACCGAAGTGAACTTTTGACCCAATTGAGTATCGATACTCTGGGGGGCGTTGGGACGACCTTTCTAAAAGTATTGGTCGCTTTGGCTTGCTTTACTACGGCGGTGGGCATTGTCACAGGTACAGCCGATTTCATTCAAGGGTTGTTTAAAGACCGTGTTTTGGCCTATCGTATCACAGCGATAATCGGAGCGATTTTAGGCGTGGTCATCGGTCAGTTTGATGTAAGTTACATCATTGAAGTGGCCGTTCCTGCCCTTATGTTTATTTATCCACTCACCATCGTTTTAATTCTTCTGAATACGATCCCTAAACAATGGACCAG includes:
- a CDS encoding DUF1660 family phage protein, which produces MKTTTTPKSTPHTSFLCKLFGHKYKITKRYASSHKEFECSQCKAQYTLDDYGRYTPLTSKLQRINEVMEKFYLARHARIEHRQAS
- a CDS encoding choice-of-anchor B family protein produces the protein MEVTDPEAEGEDLNDKRVPCENGLAGVFPCQGYDLMAQLDCEGMGATRANDSWGWTDPSTGREYALVGLNNGTAFVDISTPDEPIYLGKLPTATESSTWRDIKVYQDHAFIVSEAPEHGMQVFDLTQLRSVTTPPETFTASARYIGFGNAHNIVINEDTAYAYAVGTSEDNGAPQFIDISDPLNPQFAGSLGISDYSHDAQVVTYNGPDTDYQGQEILIGSNTDEVVIFNVTDKQNPTLIASTRYPNIGYTHQGWFTEDQRYFLVNDELDEVNFGFNSRALVFDFSDLDNPVLFHTYEGPTAAIDHNFYIRGNQMYLANYRAGMRVVDISGIGARSMNETGFFDTFPSSNSPNFNGAWNVYPYFDSGNIIISDIDGGLFIVRPSGT
- the brnQ gene encoding branched-chain amino acid transport system II carrier protein, which encodes MKHRREVFITAFALFSLFFGAGNLILPPFLGYNAGSQWFWVTIGFALSAVVIPILAISAHARLQGTMMDFATPISKGFALIYCLSIYAISIALPAPRTAAVTHEMAIAPSFAWSSLWTSTVYFILVLVFAWNRTKLVGLIGKYLTPLILIILLLIIVLGLFSEAPPLRDSLIGFGLSAGILEGYQTFDAIGGVVVGGVIVISLRLYSRTHTIDRTYIISRAGLLAGLGLFAIYAGLIALGSQYSGGELMTNRSELLTQLSIDTLGGVGTTFLKVLVALACFTTAVGIVTGTADFIQGLFKDRVLAYRITAIIGAILGVVIGQFDVSYIIEVAVPALMFIYPLTIVLILLNTIPKQWTSDLLFRAVVVATLLFSIPDFIASVGGMAEAAQLQEYIPLAQHSLGWLLPALLTGIAVFVVQLRTAKRSS
- the sufB gene encoding Fe-S cluster assembly protein SufB — its product is MAYTEDDLKKELETKEYEYGFYTDIESDTLPVGLNEDIVRAISMKKNEPEWMTEWRLESFRYWKEMIEPEWANVHYTKPDFQAISYYSAPNRKPKYDSLDEVDPELLDTFKRLGISVDEQKKLAGVAVDIVMDSVSVTTTFKKTLAEKGIIFCSISEAIQEHPDLVKKYLGSVVPQRDNFYAALNSAVFSDGSFCYIPKGVRCPMELSTYFRINQAGTGQFERTLVIADEDSYVSYLEGCTAPSRDENQLHAAVVELIALDGAEIKYSTVQNWFPGDKEGKGGVYNFVTKRGICEKNAKISWTQVETGSAVTWKYPSCILKGDNSIGEFYSIAVTNNFQQADTGTKMIHLGKNTKSTIISKGISAGHSQNSYRGLVQINSRAENARNFSQCDSLLMGNKCGAHTFPYIEAKNKSAQVEHEATTSKIGEDQIFYCNQRGIDTEKAIALIVNGFSKEVLNKLPMEFAVEAQKLLEISLEGSVG
- a CDS encoding alpha/beta hydrolase, with translation MECTFKNARLNYSVCGTEGLALLLLHGFLENQSMWQPLMAALPAEQCVITMDLPGHGKSECLGYIHSMQDMAEAVKAVLYQEDIEEVQLVGHSMGGYVGLAFAKANQKQVKRIALLNSTPLADTEERKEIRLRATEAAQQAYPALVSMSVANLFAPKNHQKLKTQINTVKEEALKTPVQGYIAAQLGMMQREDHSDFWKTATQSRCLILGQEDSLIDWKAHRALFKAYAPVVAIDSGHMSLIEKEEETILQLLKFLKIE
- the thiL gene encoding thiamine-phosphate kinase, translating into MLEDKEQKRTAVAQLGEFGLIDHLTQHFKVKRSSTVKSIGDDAALLDFKDQQVVMTTDLLVEGVHFDLSYMPLKHLGYKAVMVNLSDVYAMNAEATQITVSIAMSNRFPLEALEELYAGITLAAEKYQVDVVGGDTTSSLKGLLISITALGTVTANKVTTRDGAKAGDLLVVSGDLGAAYMGLQVLEREKQVFQVNPQAQPDLEPYSYLVERQLKPEARKDVVKLLADLQVKPTAMIDISDGLSSEIIHLCKQSEVGCRLYEEKIPLDPQVISVCEEFKLDSTTIALSGGEDYELLFTIAQVDFEKIKGNPHFTVIGHMLEAQEGMHLITRANQQVELIARGWNALENED
- a CDS encoding iron-sulfur cluster assembly accessory protein — translated: MIKVTEEAKKKIAVLMDDEGFDVAKDFVRVGVKSGGCSGLSYELKFDHSSTEGDKIFEDNAVKLIVDKKSFLYLIGTTLEYSGGLNGKGFVFNNPNAQRTCGCGESFSL